The Meiothermus ruber DSM 1279 genome includes the window GAGGAAATTGCTGGCATCCACACCGAACTGGAAGAGGTCAGTCCCTCCAGCTTCGGGACACCCACCCTGGACGACCTGAGCGACTACCGCTCGGGGCGCCTGTTGCGGGAGGCGGTGCGCCTGACCTCGCGCAACGTGGCTGGGCCCTTCCGCTCCTTTGGCCGCATTGCGGTGGAGCCGCGCCCCTACCAGCTGGTGCCGCTCCTGCTGGCGTTGCAGCAAGACCCGGTGCGGCTGCTGATCGCCGATGACGTGGGCATTGGCAAGACCGTGGAAGCCCTGCTCATCGCGCGCGAGCTGTGGGATCGGGGGGAGATTCGCAGTTTGAGTGTGCTGTGTCCGCCGCACCTGGCCGAGCAGTGGCAGGCCGAGCTCTCCGAGAAGTTCCACCTCGAGGCCGAGCGGGTGCTCTCTTCCACGGCGGCCCGCCTCGAGCGCGGCCTGCGGGTGGGGGAGACCCTCTTCCAGCGCCACCCCATCACGGTGGTCTCGATGGACTTCATCAAAAGCGAGCGCCGCCGCGAGGAGTTCCTGCGCACCGCGCCCGAACTGGTTATTGTGGACGAGGCCCACACCTGCGCCTACGGCGGGGTGAACCGGGGCAGCCAGCACCAGCGCCACACCTTGGTGGCCCGCCTGGCCGAGCACCCTGAGCGCCACCTCATCCTGGTGACCGCCACCCCCCACTCCGGCCACGAGGAGGCCTTCCGCTCGCTGCTGGCCCTGCTCGACCCGGCCTTCCGCGAGATGCCCCCTGACCTCAGCCGCGAGGAGGCCGAGGGCTGGCGGCGGCGGCTGGCCCGGCACATGATTCAGCGCAAGCGGGCCGATATCCGGGGCTACCTGAACGAGGGCACCCCCTTCCCCGAGCGCCTCGAGGCCGAGGTCAACTACAACCTTTCGCCCGAGTACGGCCGCCTGCTGGACAAGGTGCTGGCCTACGCCCGCGAGCTGGTCAGCGACCCCACGGGCGACCAGCGGCACCAGCGGGTGCGCTGGTGGGCGGCCCTGGCCCTCTTGCGCTCGGTGGCCTCGAGCCCCGCCGCTGCCGCCCTGGCCCTGCGCAACCGGGCCGCGGTGGCCGATGCCGAGACCGAGGCCGAGGTGGACGAGCTGGGCGGGCGGATGGTGCTCGACCAGGAGGAGTACGACCAGGAGTTCGACCTCACGCCGGGGGGTGAGGTGAGCGCCGAGGCCGCCGAGCAGCGCAGGCTGCGCGAGCTGGCCCGCGAGGCCGAGGCCCTGGCCGGGGCCAAGGACCGCAAGCTGCAGAGGGCCATCGAGCTGGTGAAGGATCTGCTGGCCGAGGGCCACCACCCCATCGTCTTCTGCCGCTTCATCCAGACCGCGGAGTACGTGGCCGGGCACCTGCGGCAGGCTTTGGGCGCGGGGGTGGCGGTGGAGGCGGTGACGGGCCTTTTGAGCCCGCCCGAGCGCGAGCAGGCCGTGGAGCGGCTGGGCCAACAGCCGGTGCGGGTGCTGGTGGCGACCGACTGCCTCTCCGAGGGCATCAACCTGCAGCAGTACTTCAGCGCGGTGCTGCACTACGACCTTTCCTGGAACCCCACCCGCCACGAGCAGCGCGAGGGCCGGGTGGATCGCTACGGCCAGCCGCGCCGCCAGGTCAAGACCCTGACCTACTTTGGGGCCAACAACCCGGTGGACGGGATCGTGCTCGAGGTGCTGTTGCGCAAGCATAAGGCCATCCGCAGCGCCCTGGGCGTCTCGGTGCCGGTGCCGGTGGACAACGACGCGGTCATCCAGGCCGTGATGCAGAGCATGCTGCTCCGGGACACCCGCCGCGCCCAGATGCAGAGTCTGT containing:
- a CDS encoding helicase-related protein, which codes for MNKSLTYPDGGANHTPGSLIKARGREWVVLPESQPPLLIARPIGGTEEEIAGIHTELEEVSPSSFGTPTLDDLSDYRSGRLLREAVRLTSRNVAGPFRSFGRIAVEPRPYQLVPLLLALQQDPVRLLIADDVGIGKTVEALLIARELWDRGEIRSLSVLCPPHLAEQWQAELSEKFHLEAERVLSSTAARLERGLRVGETLFQRHPITVVSMDFIKSERRREEFLRTAPELVIVDEAHTCAYGGVNRGSQHQRHTLVARLAEHPERHLILVTATPHSGHEEAFRSLLALLDPAFREMPPDLSREEAEGWRRRLARHMIQRKRADIRGYLNEGTPFPERLEAEVNYNLSPEYGRLLDKVLAYARELVSDPTGDQRHQRVRWWAALALLRSVASSPAAAALALRNRAAVADAETEAEVDELGGRMVLDQEEYDQEFDLTPGGEVSAEAAEQRRLRELAREAEALAGAKDRKLQRAIELVKDLLAEGHHPIVFCRFIQTAEYVAGHLRQALGAGVAVEAVTGLLSPPEREQAVERLGQQPVRVLVATDCLSEGINLQQYFSAVLHYDLSWNPTRHEQREGRVDRYGQPRRQVKTLTYFGANNPVDGIVLEVLLRKHKAIRSALGVSVPVPVDNDAVIQAVMQSMLLRDTRRAQMQSLFEPFDERGFEVEWRNAAEREKRSRTLFAQHTIRPEEVARQLFETRRAVGSGVELERFVQEALEVHGGQVHALGEGLYRFDLGGLPRALRDLLGRDSLTGRFSLPVQPGEVYLSRTHPLVETLSSFLLEGALDPLSQSKARRAGVIATDAVRDLSTLLLLRLRYHLTTTSTRKDRTRWQQLAEEVHAVAFRGFPDAPEWLDGAEVEALWQARPTENLSLPQAQEFADMVLPELGRLQGYLEEVAQKQARRFEEAHRSVRQAADLKLRYEVEPILPVDVVGVYVYVPR